The genomic interval TTGGAACTCAGCGCTCGTCCTCCCTCGGAGTGGCTGCCTTGTTTCGCTGGAGGCGAGGTGACGCTCTCGGAGCGATGTTGATTCGGCTTAAATCCTTTTGCGGGCGGCAAGCTGGAATTGCGTGAGGTCTTCTTTACCCGCTTTTGCTTCAGCTTTTCCACCTCTGCCCGCAACGCTTGCTGCTCTCGCCACAGGCCTCGGATGAGGGCGTCTTTTTCCTTATGACTGAGTCCATCGAGCGGAGGTAGGGCGTTCATGGCAAAAGTTTAGCATCCTCTCTCATCTTTGGGCTCGGGTCAACCCAGTTGAGCAATTACTACTATCTTAAGCATTGTCAGATTCCAGTATTCTCTTAAATTATTCTCTACTGTGCAACGCCTACGTCATATGGAGCTGCTGAATGTATCACTCCTAGAGAGACGATCAACAGTCTTCAGCAATGTTGGGATTCGATGGTTACCTGCCATTGATTGTACGTGAGCTGCAGCGCATTGGTAGTCCATGCCAATCGAGGTGATGAACAACGGACGACTACTGCTACCTCGGAAGAGTTCGAACGCGTGACTCGTGTTGCGAAAGCGGTTTTTAGCCACACCGATAACGATAGAACCGACAGGCAGCAATTCGTATAGATAAGCACCGAGCCCTGGAGAATCATCCTCAGACAGGTGACAGTAGGCATCGATCACAAAGTACTGGATGGGATAGGTGATCAGCGGAAGAAGTTCACGTAAGGGTTTCAGTTCGCGTTTATAGAAGCTACCGGCCTGATAGTCACCCACATCTGAAACGCGGATCATCAATTGATCCGCTGGTGCTTCATCATGCCATTGGTGGAACATGATTCCAGCAGCATTTGCAGAACCATTGTCGTAGTGCACATCAAAGCAGGCAATCATCGAATTTGACGATTAAGGAAGTGAACATGCTATGCGGCGATCGCTGCATAGCATGATTCTATCCATGGTATCAAAGTTGTTGAGGAAGAAAAGCCACAATCAATGTCAAAGATGGCGATCGCTCCTCCCAACACCTCTTTCAAGAAAAGCGATCGCCCCGAGGTTTTCGATGTGATCACTGCATGGGTAGACGAATGCAGAACTCAGTTCCTTGACCAATGTCAGACTGAACGTCTAAACTGCCGTTGTGTTTCTCCGTCACAATTTGATGGGCGATCGTCAACCCTAAGCCGGTGCCTTTACCCACAGCTTTGGTTGTAAACAGATAGTCAAATACACGACACTTAACTTCAGGTGTCATTCCAGATCCGTTATCACGAATCCGAATTTCCACTTGCTTAGGCTCTGGTAATACTGCGGTGTTGATCTCAATTTTGTAAGATGTATCGCCGAAATCTTCCTCAGAAGATTGACGCCCAGCCTCATCGAACACATCAATAGCGTTTGCCAGGATATTCATAAAGACCTGATTGAGTTGCCCTGGAAAACATTCAATTTGCGGTAACTCACCATAATTTTTCAGAATCTGAATGGCTGGGCGATGGCTATTAGCCTTAATGCGGTATTTAAGAATCAGGAGTGCACTTTCAATACCTTCGTGCAAGTCAGCCTGCACTTTATATTCCCCATCCGATCGCGAAAACGTCCGTAGTCCACTGCTAATAGCGCGAATTCGATCGGTGGCACCTTG from Candidatus Obscuribacterales bacterium carries:
- a CDS encoding ATP-binding protein, with the translated sequence IQSEKMVSLGNLVAGVAHEINNPLGFLNGSIDHINDYVGDLLDHLRLYQQSNVHMTTLIQDHAHEIGLDFLCEDLPKVLDSMQGATDRIRAISSGLRTFSRSDGEYKVQADLHEGIESALLILKYRIKANSHRPAIQILKNYGELPQIECFPGQLNQVFMNILANAIDVFDEAGRQSSEEDFGDTSYKIEINTAVLPEPKQVEIRIRDNGSGMTPEVKCRVFDYLFTTKAVGKGTGLGLTIAHQIVTEKHNGSLDVQSDIGQGTEFCIRLPMQ